The Nocardia arthritidis genome has a window encoding:
- a CDS encoding helix-turn-helix domain-containing protein, with amino-acid sequence MAGKRTVLTVRLRRLAAQLFELREHAGLSKEEVSGKTGINVTTLYRIETAQARPQRRTLMAMLDLYGVTEQQRGDALQLLTDALRPGMSRPYEGSLSEVYAAYINFEAEALSARHFETTFIPGLLQTEQYAMAVIDTAMPKLEASVLEQRARARMDRAGVLTKEDALELWVVMDEAAIRRVVGGPTVMRGQLDRLLQDTKRKNVILQILPFSAGAHPGMAGAFTLLDFHDPADPELVYVEGIAGDELIEGHPEIRRFGVMFDQLRAMALSPRDSMELIIEAAKGLR; translated from the coding sequence ATGGCAGGTAAGCGCACCGTCCTCACGGTCCGGTTGCGCCGGCTGGCGGCGCAGCTGTTCGAGCTGCGCGAACACGCCGGGCTCAGCAAGGAAGAGGTCAGCGGGAAGACCGGGATCAACGTCACCACGCTGTATCGCATCGAAACCGCGCAGGCCAGGCCGCAGCGGCGCACGCTGATGGCGATGCTCGACCTCTACGGCGTCACCGAACAGCAGCGCGGCGACGCGCTACAGCTGCTCACCGACGCGCTCAGGCCCGGTATGTCGCGTCCGTACGAGGGCAGCCTGTCGGAGGTATACGCGGCGTACATCAATTTCGAAGCCGAGGCGCTGTCCGCGCGGCACTTCGAAACCACGTTCATCCCAGGGCTTTTGCAAACCGAGCAATACGCCATGGCGGTAATCGACACGGCCATGCCGAAATTGGAGGCCTCGGTGCTCGAGCAGCGGGCCCGAGCCAGAATGGACCGGGCCGGCGTGCTGACCAAGGAGGACGCGCTCGAACTCTGGGTGGTGATGGACGAGGCGGCCATCAGGCGGGTGGTCGGCGGTCCGACGGTGATGCGCGGCCAGCTGGACCGCCTGCTCCAGGACACCAAGCGCAAGAACGTGATTCTGCAGATCCTGCCGTTCAGCGCGGGCGCGCATCCCGGCATGGCCGGTGCGTTCACCCTGCTCGACTTCCACGATCCGGCCGATCCGGAACTGGTGTACGTCGAGGGCATCGCGGGTGACGAGCTGATCGAGGGCCATCCGGAGATCCGGCGCTTCGGTGTGATGTTCGACCAGTTGCGGGCCATGGCGCTGAGCCCGCGCGATTCGATGGAGTTGATCATCGAGGCCGCGAAGGGGTTGCGTTAA